The following are encoded together in the bacterium genome:
- the cas2 gene encoding CRISPR-associated endonuclease Cas2 — translation MRNTYLVCYDICEDRRLRLVYRTMRDFGDHLQYSIFECQFTPTDLVRCRHALSEIIDHREDQVLFVDLGPVEGRGDRVITALGKAYSPIDSPCIVVDRPSGGR, via the coding sequence ATGAGGAACACGTATCTCGTCTGCTACGACATCTGCGAGGATCGGCGCCTGCGCCTCGTCTACCGCACGATGCGCGATTTCGGCGATCACCTGCAGTACTCGATCTTCGAGTGTCAGTTCACGCCGACGGACCTCGTGCGATGCCGGCACGCGCTGAGCGAGATCATCGATCATCGCGAGGATCAGGTGCTCTTCGTCGATCTGGGGCCCGTCGAGGGGCGCGGCGATCGCGTCATCACCGCACTGGGTAAAGCGTACTCGCCCATCGACAGCCCGTGCATCGTCGTCGACCGCCCGTCCGGGGGGCGATGA
- a CDS encoding PD-(D/E)XK nuclease family protein — MAWTLFRWREEILLAGWDGSATSASPPRLRDFAAVEAVRSALPPDPSPAERLARLVDEIPRRSLPIAGVEILDDPAGLPALWRRALDALAARGIAIEPSRAPSGNAPGDLGHLQRTLSGASGPAPARGDGSLLLLAASSDVEAAEATASWLASQSGPAVVIDAAGDALLDQAVRQRGLPSAGASASSRLRPALQVLPLALALQWEPVDPNRALELLSLPVGPVPRAAALSLARAIAGSPGIGGTPWHTTLAYVAERMREAGAAARSIDALMQEIREWTQPVRFRTDDGMPREVVAATCARVARWLAGRIATSGDDDVLWVALGAAREAKRLAETDSQPRLTPPALRRLLDAASQAGAPHPGATAEAGHVPCVSSPAAILASVPTVVWWDFTAAGVPPVAPSPWSIAERAALAREGIALLDPAADRLRRTQADLTPLRAASARVVLVAPERRRGEPATRHPLWDRITSGFGGDYAAVVVQARDWLGGTLPSAPVPRRPLARPKRWWRLPAGALSSSHEHHSFTSLNAFINHPFQWALRYKARIKAGFTARLADDNLLLGSLAHGLIAEAAGDPTLAGAGIDAIRAALERRLDVALAGEGAVLLLPGRGADRRKLLDRSARGALVLLDAVRRGGWRILGFEHALDGAFDGGALEGRLDVALEHRDGRRGVIDVKWGGRKYRRAELRENTALQLALYGHLLARSGQPWPASAYLVLDPPTLLSADASAFPGAVHVTDTAGAPADLWATVGPTWRWRRALLERGWIEMTAGTEPDDDSAPPIGCRLTQTECRFNDYASLTGFVPEEHP, encoded by the coding sequence GTGGCCTGGACGCTGTTCCGCTGGCGCGAGGAGATCCTGCTTGCCGGCTGGGACGGCAGCGCGACGTCCGCTTCGCCGCCGCGCCTTCGCGACTTCGCGGCCGTCGAAGCCGTCCGCTCCGCCTTGCCACCGGACCCGAGCCCGGCCGAACGTCTCGCGCGGCTGGTCGACGAAATCCCCCGGCGGTCCCTGCCGATCGCAGGCGTCGAGATCCTCGACGATCCCGCCGGCCTTCCCGCACTCTGGCGCCGGGCGCTCGATGCTCTCGCCGCCCGCGGCATAGCCATCGAGCCCTCCCGCGCGCCGTCGGGGAACGCGCCCGGCGACCTCGGGCACCTGCAGCGCACGCTGTCCGGGGCGAGCGGTCCCGCGCCAGCCCGGGGCGACGGCTCGCTCCTCCTGCTCGCGGCGAGCAGCGACGTCGAAGCCGCCGAGGCGACGGCGAGCTGGCTCGCCTCGCAGAGCGGTCCCGCCGTGGTCATCGACGCGGCGGGCGATGCGCTCCTCGACCAGGCGGTTCGTCAACGCGGGCTGCCGTCGGCCGGCGCCTCGGCGTCGTCGCGGCTCCGACCCGCCCTCCAGGTGCTGCCGCTCGCGCTCGCACTCCAGTGGGAGCCGGTCGACCCCAATCGGGCCCTCGAGCTGCTGTCCCTCCCGGTCGGTCCGGTGCCGCGTGCGGCGGCGCTGAGCCTCGCGCGCGCGATCGCCGGGAGCCCGGGCATCGGCGGAACGCCATGGCACACGACGCTGGCGTACGTCGCCGAGCGGATGCGCGAAGCCGGCGCGGCCGCCCGGAGCATCGACGCGCTCATGCAGGAGATCCGGGAGTGGACCCAACCCGTGCGCTTCCGGACCGACGACGGGATGCCACGGGAGGTCGTCGCCGCTACCTGCGCGCGGGTCGCGCGGTGGCTCGCCGGACGCATTGCGACGAGCGGCGACGACGACGTGCTCTGGGTCGCCCTCGGCGCAGCCCGCGAAGCGAAGCGGCTGGCGGAGACGGACTCGCAGCCGCGTCTCACCCCGCCCGCCCTGCGCCGCCTGCTCGATGCGGCATCCCAGGCCGGAGCCCCCCACCCCGGCGCGACGGCCGAAGCGGGCCACGTACCGTGCGTGTCGTCGCCCGCCGCGATCCTTGCCTCGGTCCCTACCGTCGTCTGGTGGGACTTCACGGCGGCCGGCGTCCCGCCCGTCGCACCATCGCCGTGGTCGATCGCGGAGCGCGCGGCGCTCGCGCGCGAAGGCATCGCGCTGCTCGACCCCGCGGCGGACAGGCTGCGACGCACCCAGGCCGATCTGACCCCGCTTCGCGCCGCGAGCGCGCGCGTCGTGCTGGTGGCGCCGGAGCGTCGCCGCGGAGAGCCGGCCACACGGCATCCCCTCTGGGACCGCATCACCAGCGGGTTCGGGGGCGACTACGCCGCGGTCGTGGTGCAGGCGCGAGACTGGCTCGGCGGCACCCTGCCCTCGGCCCCCGTCCCCCGACGACCCCTCGCGCGCCCGAAGCGCTGGTGGCGCCTGCCCGCCGGAGCCCTGTCGTCGTCACACGAGCATCACTCGTTCACCAGCCTGAACGCGTTCATCAACCACCCCTTCCAGTGGGCGCTGCGATACAAGGCACGCATCAAGGCCGGCTTCACGGCCCGGCTCGCCGACGACAACCTCCTGCTGGGCTCGCTGGCCCACGGCCTGATCGCCGAGGCCGCCGGCGATCCGACCCTGGCCGGCGCCGGGATCGACGCCATACGTGCCGCACTCGAGAGACGCCTCGACGTCGCGCTGGCGGGCGAGGGCGCGGTGCTGCTCTTGCCCGGACGCGGCGCCGACCGGCGCAAGCTGCTCGATCGCAGCGCGCGCGGTGCGCTCGTCCTGCTCGACGCGGTTCGCCGCGGCGGCTGGCGCATCCTCGGGTTCGAGCACGCACTCGACGGCGCATTCGACGGCGGCGCGCTCGAGGGACGTCTCGACGTGGCGCTCGAGCATCGGGACGGCCGGCGCGGCGTCATCGACGTCAAGTGGGGCGGGCGCAAGTATCGCCGCGCCGAGCTGCGCGAGAACACCGCCCTGCAGCTCGCGCTCTACGGTCACCTGCTCGCACGCAGCGGCCAGCCGTGGCCGGCATCGGCCTACCTCGTGCTCGACCCACCGACGCTGCTGAGCGCCGACGCGAGCGCGTTTCCCGGCGCGGTGCACGTCACCGACACGGCCGGCGCTCCAGCGGACCTGTGGGCCACCGTCGGCCCGACGTGGCGCTGGCGCCGGGCATTGCTCGAGCGCGGCTGGATCGAGATGACCGCGGGCACCGAGCCCGACGACGATTCGGCGCCGCCGATCGGCTGCCGCCTCACCCAGACCGAGTGCCGCTTCAACGACTACGCGTCGCTCACCGGCTTCGTACCCGAGGAGCACCCGTGA
- a CDS encoding UvrD-helicase domain-containing protein, with translation MIRIVSAGAGSGKTFRLTQELVDALDPSMAGTARPEGVVATTFTRKAAAELGERARRAAFARGLPEQADRLAGGMLGTVNSVCGRLLARFAFEAGLSPELRVIEEHDQALLFRQALHEVLEPTLIDDLLRLDRAFGFDRSPPGEERKDWQHRVRAIIDAARSNALDAAAVRASGRRSCESLLALLPRTDAAGDAALDRELRDAVESALAALPAPGDETKATRDYGDELRAVLVSLRRGEALPWSTWARLGKAEPGRKSQASSAPVRLTAARHAEHPRLRDDLTRYVTQVFELAARSLDTYQAWKRERGLVDFVDQEALVLGLLGRAEVRAVLAAELDVTFVDEFQDTSPIQLAVFLELARLARRSVWVGDPKQSIYAFRGADPLLMDAVVGAAGRVDPADILARSYRARPALVAWTSELFAGAFGERWPRERIVLDPVRDEAAGLPVPLQTWVLPAKNTEGESAALAAGIAVLLGLRDEPPVHVVDPATGAVRVARPGDVAILCRTNDSCAEVAAALERAGMRAALARAGLLRTPEAILTLAAMKLLLDAHDTLALAEIVSLTRDDPEPEAWLVDRLAHLAAGRPSEAWAADHPIVQAIAALRAELPWLTPAEALDRVVHVIDAPRVVLCWGRRDQRLGNLDALRRLAGAYEERCTRRGAAATVAGLLAWLDETARQRLDEQSEGLGDDAVVVFTWHGAKGLEWPIVAVADLDQKPRERLWDVGVTSDRETIDLGDPLAGRWIRFWPWPYGGHRVGLSLADAVTASGEKARAESAARDEYLRTLYVALTRARDVLVLPVRPGGAARLRHAGLDPLFAPDGIVRFGLPREPGVHVVAIGDGDVRVPVETRTFAAVATSPRSDDASELWFAPAAVPAAGSRPAARRQASALPPLAVTATVSETLLVGRRLTLNGDPDEEPLGNCLHGFLAADDPSAPDAQRLALAAGLLRRHGIAGAVPESEMLRRATELRTTLGKRYPVRRWLREWPIRLRQGETIVSGFADLVLDTDAGWVVVDHKSFKGGREQWAAKAAEHTGQLAAYAGAMRAASGRAVVGVWLHFVVGGGLVRVEVGGGEDVPRHSPEPIRHSQLAKQG, from the coding sequence GTGATCCGCATCGTCAGTGCGGGAGCGGGCAGCGGCAAGACGTTCCGCCTGACGCAGGAGCTCGTGGACGCTCTCGACCCGTCCATGGCAGGCACCGCGCGGCCCGAAGGCGTCGTCGCCACCACGTTCACGCGCAAGGCCGCCGCCGAGCTCGGCGAGCGGGCACGGCGTGCCGCGTTCGCGCGAGGCCTCCCCGAGCAGGCCGATCGCCTCGCCGGCGGGATGCTCGGCACCGTCAACAGCGTGTGCGGCCGGCTGCTGGCGCGCTTCGCGTTCGAGGCCGGTCTTTCGCCCGAGCTGCGGGTGATCGAGGAGCACGACCAGGCGCTCCTCTTCCGGCAGGCGCTGCACGAGGTGCTCGAGCCCACCCTGATCGACGACCTGCTCCGGCTCGACCGCGCCTTCGGCTTCGACCGCTCGCCGCCGGGCGAGGAGCGCAAGGACTGGCAGCATCGCGTCCGAGCCATCATCGACGCCGCCCGCTCCAACGCGCTCGACGCCGCTGCGGTGCGCGCCTCGGGGCGGCGCTCGTGCGAGTCGCTGCTGGCGCTCCTTCCGCGCACGGATGCCGCGGGAGACGCCGCCCTCGATCGCGAGCTGCGCGACGCCGTCGAGAGCGCCCTCGCAGCTCTCCCCGCCCCGGGCGACGAGACCAAAGCGACGCGGGACTATGGCGACGAGCTGCGTGCCGTCCTGGTGTCGCTGCGGCGCGGAGAAGCCCTGCCGTGGAGCACCTGGGCACGACTCGGAAAAGCCGAGCCCGGTCGCAAGAGCCAGGCGAGCTCAGCGCCCGTCCGACTCACCGCCGCACGCCACGCCGAGCACCCGCGACTCCGCGACGACCTCACGCGCTACGTCACCCAGGTCTTCGAGCTGGCAGCACGCAGCCTCGACACGTACCAGGCATGGAAGCGCGAGCGCGGGCTCGTCGACTTCGTCGACCAGGAGGCGCTCGTGCTGGGCCTCCTCGGGCGCGCGGAGGTCCGCGCCGTGCTGGCGGCGGAGCTCGACGTCACCTTCGTCGACGAGTTCCAGGACACCAGCCCGATCCAGCTCGCCGTGTTCCTGGAGCTCGCCCGCCTCGCGCGACGCTCCGTCTGGGTCGGCGATCCGAAGCAGTCCATCTACGCCTTCCGGGGCGCCGATCCGCTGCTAATGGACGCGGTGGTCGGCGCCGCCGGTCGGGTCGACCCGGCGGACATCCTCGCACGCTCGTATCGCGCCCGGCCGGCATTGGTGGCCTGGACGTCGGAGCTGTTCGCCGGCGCGTTCGGCGAACGCTGGCCGCGCGAGCGCATCGTCCTCGACCCCGTGCGGGACGAAGCAGCCGGTCTACCCGTACCGCTCCAGACCTGGGTGCTGCCCGCGAAGAACACCGAGGGGGAGTCGGCCGCGCTAGCCGCCGGCATCGCCGTGCTGCTCGGCCTTCGGGATGAGCCCCCCGTCCACGTGGTCGATCCCGCAACCGGCGCGGTTCGCGTCGCGCGTCCCGGCGACGTGGCCATCCTCTGTCGCACCAATGACAGCTGCGCCGAGGTGGCGGCCGCGCTGGAGCGAGCCGGCATGCGGGCGGCACTGGCACGCGCCGGATTGCTGCGCACACCCGAGGCGATCCTGACGCTCGCCGCCATGAAGCTGCTCCTCGACGCCCACGACACGCTGGCGCTCGCGGAGATCGTCTCCCTCACCCGCGACGATCCGGAGCCGGAAGCCTGGCTCGTCGATCGGCTCGCCCACCTGGCCGCCGGACGGCCGTCCGAAGCGTGGGCCGCCGACCATCCCATCGTGCAGGCTATCGCGGCGCTGCGAGCGGAGCTGCCGTGGCTCACGCCCGCCGAAGCGCTCGATCGCGTCGTCCACGTCATCGACGCTCCCCGGGTCGTCCTCTGCTGGGGGAGACGCGATCAGCGCCTGGGCAATCTCGACGCGCTCCGCCGCCTCGCCGGCGCATACGAGGAGCGCTGCACGCGGCGCGGAGCCGCGGCCACGGTCGCGGGGCTCCTAGCCTGGCTCGACGAAACGGCACGACAGCGACTCGACGAGCAGAGCGAAGGGCTCGGCGACGACGCCGTCGTCGTCTTCACGTGGCACGGCGCCAAGGGGCTCGAGTGGCCGATCGTCGCGGTGGCCGACCTCGACCAGAAGCCGCGGGAGCGACTGTGGGACGTCGGCGTCACCAGCGACCGCGAGACGATCGACCTGGGCGACCCGCTCGCCGGTCGCTGGATCCGCTTCTGGCCGTGGCCGTACGGCGGACACCGCGTCGGTCTGTCGCTCGCCGACGCCGTCACCGCGTCCGGCGAGAAGGCCCGGGCCGAATCGGCCGCGCGCGACGAGTACCTGCGCACACTCTACGTCGCGCTCACCAGGGCACGCGACGTCCTCGTGCTCCCCGTCCGTCCGGGCGGCGCGGCGCGCCTGCGCCACGCGGGCCTCGACCCGCTCTTCGCGCCGGACGGCATCGTTCGCTTCGGCCTGCCGCGCGAGCCCGGCGTCCACGTCGTCGCGATCGGCGACGGCGACGTGCGAGTCCCGGTCGAGACGCGCACCTTCGCCGCGGTCGCGACGAGCCCGCGGTCCGACGACGCCTCGGAGCTCTGGTTCGCACCCGCGGCGGTTCCGGCCGCCGGCTCGCGGCCCGCTGCGCGCCGGCAAGCCTCGGCACTGCCGCCGCTCGCGGTGACGGCAACCGTTTCCGAGACGCTGCTCGTCGGCCGGCGGCTCACGCTGAACGGGGATCCCGACGAGGAGCCGCTCGGCAACTGCCTGCACGGCTTCCTGGCCGCCGACGACCCGTCGGCGCCCGACGCCCAGCGCCTCGCGCTCGCCGCGGGGCTCCTCCGCCGCCACGGCATCGCCGGCGCCGTCCCGGAATCCGAGATGCTTCGGCGCGCCACGGAGCTGCGCACGACCCTGGGGAAGCGCTACCCGGTCCGACGCTGGCTGCGCGAGTGGCCGATCCGTCTCCGTCAGGGCGAGACGATCGTGTCCGGGTTCGCCGACCTCGTGCTCGACACGGACGCCGGCTGGGTGGTCGTCGATCACAAGTCGTTCAAGGGCGGCCGGGAGCAGTGGGCGGCGAAGGCGGCGGAGCACACAGGGCAGCTCGCAGCGTACGCGGGGGCGATGCGGGCGGCGTCGGGGCGGGCGGTGGTCGGCGTGTGGCTGCACTTCGTGGTGGGCGGGGGGTTGGTGCGGGTGGAGGTCGGCGGCGGGGAAGACGTGCCCCGCCACTCGCCGGAGCCCATTCGGCACTCGCAACTTGCCAAGCAAGGATGA
- a CDS encoding CRISPR-associated endonuclease Cas3'', producing the protein MEANLDYATFFRTLTGTEPYPYQQRLADGPWPEIVEIPTGLGKTAAVIVAWLHRLLRADAATPRRLVYCLPMRVLVEQTAGTARRWLDASRALFDDAGIAPPQVYLQMGGARDDAWTGQPESPAIIVGTQDLLLSAALMRGYGVPRARWPVPFALLHTDALWVFDEVQLMGPGQATSAQLEGLRRSLGIPHDTRSLWLSATLDERWLATADFAAHLPGAVRLSLDDADRAHPDVRRRLHAPKTVARARTRLDVESAKRDAAGYVTALAAEVLKAHRPGTRTLVFLNSVARAQALYQELDRQSLEPDLVLVHARFRPGDRLAAERRLTAPPREAGTIAVSTQALEAGIDVSAATLFTELAPWPSLVQRFGRANRYGELDDATVRWIDVASEEKLPLPYTAAELDDARACLASLTSASPSALPPARTEPKPGLVLRRRDLLDLFDTQADLSGFDIDVSPYVRDADELDVAVFWRDLSAATPAEAPAPERDELCRAGLSELETYRKRIRVEVGAIRRRDALDGAWVPLDRRARPGETLLLDAALGGYDPRLGFLASSRTRVEPIAPEEPQPAEDYDADWRSCQIHPVALERHLVDVEDEARALCDALGASVERAAVERAARWHDVGKVHPVFQKTLRSCTAVAGLAAGALAKSPCSGRHERRHFRHELASALAWIDQHDGEPDADLVAYLVAAHHGKVRMGLRALPDERAPEDPAKRFARGVWDGDRLPGLQIGERETVRSAVLRLDVAELGGGAAGRSWAERVQGLVARYGPFRLAWMEALVRVADWRASAREQVWGDEGVDLLRVGRADAA; encoded by the coding sequence ATGGAAGCAAACCTCGACTACGCCACGTTCTTCCGCACGCTCACCGGCACCGAGCCGTATCCGTATCAGCAGCGTCTCGCGGACGGACCGTGGCCGGAGATCGTCGAGATACCGACCGGACTCGGCAAGACCGCCGCGGTGATCGTCGCCTGGCTGCACCGGCTGCTCCGCGCCGACGCCGCCACGCCGCGCCGCCTCGTCTACTGCCTGCCGATGCGCGTCCTAGTCGAGCAGACCGCGGGCACCGCGCGCCGCTGGCTGGACGCCAGCCGCGCGCTCTTCGACGACGCCGGCATCGCACCGCCGCAGGTGTACCTCCAGATGGGCGGCGCGCGCGACGACGCCTGGACGGGGCAGCCCGAGAGCCCGGCGATCATCGTCGGGACGCAGGATCTCCTGCTGTCGGCCGCGCTCATGCGCGGCTACGGCGTACCGCGCGCACGTTGGCCGGTGCCGTTCGCGCTCCTGCACACGGATGCGCTGTGGGTCTTCGACGAGGTCCAGCTCATGGGCCCCGGCCAGGCGACGTCCGCACAGCTCGAAGGCCTGCGGCGGTCGCTCGGCATCCCGCACGACACGCGCAGCCTCTGGCTCTCCGCCACGCTGGACGAGCGCTGGCTGGCGACGGCCGACTTCGCGGCGCATCTGCCGGGCGCGGTCCGGCTCTCGCTCGACGACGCCGACCGCGCCCACCCCGACGTACGGCGGCGCCTCCATGCACCGAAGACGGTGGCGCGAGCCCGGACACGGCTCGACGTCGAGAGCGCCAAGCGCGACGCCGCGGGCTACGTCACCGCGCTCGCAGCCGAGGTGCTGAAGGCGCATCGCCCCGGAACGCGCACGCTCGTCTTCCTGAACTCGGTGGCGCGCGCGCAGGCGCTGTACCAGGAGCTCGACCGCCAGAGCCTCGAGCCCGACCTCGTGCTGGTCCACGCCCGCTTCCGCCCCGGCGATCGCCTGGCCGCCGAACGACGCCTGACGGCGCCGCCGCGCGAGGCGGGCACGATCGCCGTCTCCACGCAGGCGCTCGAAGCCGGCATCGACGTGAGTGCCGCGACGCTCTTCACGGAGCTCGCGCCGTGGCCGTCGCTGGTGCAGCGCTTCGGCCGCGCCAACCGCTACGGCGAGCTCGACGACGCGACGGTGCGCTGGATCGACGTCGCGAGCGAGGAGAAGCTGCCGCTCCCGTACACGGCCGCAGAGCTCGACGACGCCCGCGCATGCCTGGCGTCGCTCACGAGCGCGAGCCCGTCGGCCCTCCCGCCCGCTCGCACCGAGCCGAAGCCGGGCCTCGTGCTGCGACGCCGCGATCTGCTCGATCTCTTCGACACCCAGGCCGACCTCTCCGGCTTCGACATCGACGTCTCCCCATACGTGCGCGACGCCGACGAGCTCGACGTCGCGGTGTTCTGGCGCGACCTGTCCGCCGCCACGCCGGCCGAGGCGCCGGCTCCCGAGCGCGACGAGCTGTGCCGCGCCGGGCTCTCGGAGCTCGAGACGTACCGCAAGCGCATCCGCGTCGAGGTTGGCGCGATCCGCCGTCGCGATGCGCTCGACGGCGCATGGGTGCCGCTCGATCGGCGCGCGCGGCCGGGCGAGACGCTGCTCCTCGACGCCGCGCTCGGCGGCTACGATCCGCGCCTCGGCTTCCTGGCGTCGAGCCGCACGCGCGTGGAGCCGATCGCGCCCGAGGAGCCGCAGCCCGCCGAGGACTACGACGCCGACTGGCGGAGCTGCCAGATCCATCCCGTCGCCCTCGAACGGCACCTCGTCGACGTGGAGGACGAGGCGCGCGCCCTGTGCGACGCGCTCGGCGCCTCTGTGGAGCGCGCGGCGGTAGAGCGCGCCGCGCGCTGGCACGACGTAGGCAAGGTGCATCCCGTCTTCCAGAAGACGCTGCGGAGCTGCACGGCGGTCGCCGGCCTCGCCGCCGGCGCGCTCGCCAAGTCGCCCTGCTCGGGGCGACACGAGCGCCGCCACTTCCGGCACGAGCTGGCCTCCGCGCTCGCCTGGATCGATCAGCACGACGGCGAGCCCGACGCCGATCTGGTCGCGTACCTGGTCGCGGCCCACCACGGGAAGGTGCGCATGGGGCTGCGCGCGCTCCCCGACGAGCGCGCCCCCGAGGATCCGGCTAAGCGCTTCGCGCGCGGCGTCTGGGACGGGGATCGCCTGCCGGGGCTGCAGATCGGGGAGCGCGAGACGGTGCGCTCGGCGGTGCTGCGGCTCGACGTCGCCGAGCTGGGCGGCGGCGCGGCGGGGCGGTCGTGGGCGGAGCGGGTGCAGGGGCTCGTCGCGCGGTACGGGCCGTTCCGGCTGGCGTGGATGGAGGCGCTGGTGCGGGTGGCGGACTGGCGGGCGTCGGCGCGCGAGCAGGTTTGGGGGGATGAGGGGGTGGATCTGCTGCGGGTGGGGCGGGCGGATGCGGCGTGA
- the cas1 gene encoding CRISPR-associated endonuclease Cas1 has product MLNEFVYCPRLFFYEWVERVFVESVDTVEGSQRHEKLERKADPLPPAGDGDDRPVRSRSVSVASDELKLIAVIDVVEGSGSRVTPVDYKKGRPRDGIDGPEPWDADRIQVGAQALILRANGYECDEAVLYYDGTRQRVRVRIDEQLEADVRAAAAAARSVASRGAIPPPLVDSPKCPRCSLVPVCLPDETAAAARLRELDHAEQLPLFDVAGVSGGDIHQASSDPVRRLVPARDDLRPLYVTGHGLSIGKSGEVLQVRERGKLVQEARVGEISQVNVFGNVQLTAAAVQGLCWADRPIAHFSFGGWFYGLTQGIGLKNVFLRREQFRRSEDGRFALRIARAIVASKIRNQRTLLQRNHIEPPALVLKRMRRLAADAGEAEDLAELLGIEGTAARMYFQEFGGLLKQEDGDGLPPLDLDGRNRRPPRDPVNALLSFAYSLLVKDVTIVCATIGFDPFVGFYHQPRFGRPALALDMMEMFRPLIADSAVLSAINTRMVGRDDFIQAGRAVGLTPSGRKGMIRAYEQRIDTLVTHPLFGYRVSYRRILEIQARLLARVLMGEIVTYPGFETR; this is encoded by the coding sequence ATGCTCAACGAGTTCGTGTACTGCCCGCGGCTCTTCTTCTACGAATGGGTCGAGCGGGTGTTCGTCGAGAGCGTCGACACGGTCGAGGGCTCGCAGCGCCACGAGAAGCTCGAACGCAAGGCCGACCCGCTGCCGCCGGCCGGCGACGGTGACGACCGCCCGGTGCGCTCGCGCTCGGTCTCGGTGGCCAGCGACGAGCTCAAGTTGATCGCGGTCATCGACGTCGTCGAGGGGAGCGGCTCACGCGTGACACCCGTCGACTACAAGAAGGGGAGGCCGCGCGACGGCATCGACGGGCCGGAGCCATGGGATGCGGATCGCATCCAGGTCGGTGCACAGGCACTGATCCTCCGTGCGAACGGCTACGAATGCGACGAGGCGGTTCTATACTACGACGGAACACGCCAGCGCGTGCGTGTTCGGATCGATGAGCAGCTCGAAGCCGATGTCCGCGCCGCCGCTGCGGCGGCGCGGTCGGTGGCGAGCCGAGGAGCGATCCCGCCCCCGCTCGTCGATAGTCCGAAGTGCCCTCGATGCTCGCTGGTGCCCGTGTGCCTCCCGGACGAGACCGCCGCGGCCGCAAGGCTGCGCGAGCTCGACCACGCGGAGCAGCTACCGCTCTTCGACGTTGCGGGTGTCTCCGGTGGGGACATCCACCAGGCGTCGAGTGATCCGGTCCGGCGGCTCGTCCCGGCCCGCGACGATCTGCGTCCGCTCTATGTCACCGGTCATGGGCTCAGCATCGGGAAGAGCGGCGAGGTACTCCAGGTTCGCGAGCGCGGGAAGCTCGTCCAGGAGGCACGAGTGGGAGAGATCTCGCAGGTGAACGTATTCGGCAACGTTCAGCTCACCGCGGCTGCCGTCCAGGGCCTGTGCTGGGCCGATCGCCCGATCGCACACTTCTCGTTTGGCGGCTGGTTCTACGGCCTCACTCAGGGAATCGGTCTCAAGAACGTCTTCCTGCGCCGCGAGCAGTTCCGACGATCCGAGGACGGACGCTTCGCGTTGCGGATTGCGCGCGCGATCGTCGCGTCGAAGATTCGAAACCAGCGCACCCTGCTGCAGCGCAACCACATCGAGCCGCCGGCGCTCGTCCTGAAGCGGATGCGCCGCCTCGCAGCCGACGCGGGGGAGGCCGAGGACCTTGCCGAGTTGCTCGGGATCGAGGGGACCGCGGCCCGAATGTATTTCCAGGAGTTCGGGGGACTCCTCAAGCAGGAAGACGGCGACGGTCTACCGCCGCTCGATCTCGATGGCCGCAACCGGCGCCCGCCGCGAGACCCGGTGAACGCGCTCCTGTCGTTCGCCTACAGCCTGCTGGTCAAGGACGTCACGATCGTGTGCGCCACGATCGGCTTCGACCCGTTCGTGGGCTTCTATCATCAGCCGCGCTTCGGCCGCCCGGCACTCGCGTTGGATATGATGGAGATGTTCCGCCCGTTGATCGCGGACTCCGCCGTGCTGAGCGCAATCAACACTCGCATGGTCGGACGCGACGATTTCATCCAGGCCGGACGAGCCGTCGGCCTCACGCCATCGGGCCGAAAGGGAATGATCCGGGCATACGAGCAACGGATCGACACCCTGGTGACGCACCCGCTCTTTGGCTATCGAGTGAGCTATCGCCGCATCCTGGAGATTCAGGCTCGGCTCCTGGCGCGAGTGCTGATGGGCGAAATCGTGACGTATCCCGGCTTCGAGACGCGGTAG